In Deferribacterota bacterium, one DNA window encodes the following:
- a CDS encoding cytochrome c3 family protein, giving the protein MIKISKLLYCIAFTTIVMCWFTSGYCENSVKKNNCIDCHNKQGIYKVFENGERIEAIVNVDKYKRSAHKDLECTACHIEFESSHPKRRFRSYSQYKIMSNNICDSCHSDILNDKIHKNFIGSKDGSQFLLCTNCHSPHYTAKSGSPLNNTSDEKEYCLSCHKNEIQIEFLNGDKLSAKININELSSSVHKDLQCSDCHYGFSHDLHPRRTFENRRNLSIANADTCRRCHFDKYTMYEDSIHSKLLSKGDERVPLCTNCHGYHEIQEFGEERTKIARKCGKCHDEIYNIYAKSVHGAALFDEHNKDVPNCIDCHTSHEIKNPLTANFRLHIPELCGNCHVNEKIVGKYGLSTKVISTYIESFHGKKTALYLRENGKFDNLEKVATCVDCHGVHNIKSLRYIEEDVLKEKLVKRCRHCHKKASLNFPNAWLSHYIPTFYKTPVLFVIIWFYKFFIIILIVSIILQIFLSIWRYAVSR; this is encoded by the coding sequence ATGATTAAAATTAGTAAACTTTTGTACTGTATAGCATTTACAACTATAGTTATGTGTTGGTTTACAAGTGGATATTGTGAAAACTCTGTAAAAAAAAATAATTGCATAGATTGCCACAATAAACAAGGAATATACAAAGTTTTTGAAAATGGAGAGAGAATTGAAGCTATTGTTAATGTAGATAAATATAAACGTTCAGCTCATAAAGATTTAGAGTGCACAGCATGTCATATTGAATTTGAGAGCAGTCATCCTAAAAGAAGATTTAGGTCATATAGTCAATATAAGATTATGTCAAATAATATTTGTGATAGTTGTCACAGTGATATCTTAAATGATAAGATACATAAAAATTTTATTGGCAGTAAGGATGGATCACAATTTTTACTTTGCACAAATTGTCACAGTCCTCATTATACAGCCAAGAGCGGGTCACCTTTAAATAATACTAGTGATGAGAAGGAATATTGTTTAAGTTGTCATAAAAATGAAATACAAATTGAATTTCTAAATGGAGACAAGTTATCAGCAAAAATAAATATAAATGAATTGAGCAGTTCAGTCCATAAGGATTTACAATGCTCTGATTGCCACTATGGCTTTTCTCATGATCTTCACCCAAGAAGGACCTTTGAAAATAGACGTAATCTAAGTATTGCTAATGCAGATACGTGTAGAAGGTGTCATTTTGATAAATATACTATGTATGAAGATAGTATACATAGCAAACTCTTATCTAAAGGGGATGAAAGGGTGCCTCTCTGCACAAACTGTCACGGCTATCATGAGATACAAGAATTTGGTGAAGAGCGAACAAAAATAGCTAGAAAATGTGGCAAATGCCATGATGAAATCTATAATATTTATGCTAAAAGCGTACATGGGGCAGCACTGTTTGATGAACATAATAAAGATGTTCCAAATTGTATTGACTGCCATACTTCCCATGAAATAAAAAACCCTCTGACAGCTAATTTTAGATTGCATATACCAGAGTTGTGTGGTAACTGCCATGTAAATGAAAAAATTGTTGGCAAATATGGTTTGTCAACAAAAGTAATAAGTACATATATAGAAAGTTTTCACGGTAAGAAAACCGCCCTATATTTAAGAGAGAATGGTAAATTTGATAATTTAGAAAAGGTAGCAACATGTGTTGATTGTCATGGTGTTCATAATATTAAAAGCCTTAGATATATTGAAGAAGATGTCTTAAAAGAGAAGTTAGTAAAAAGATGTAGGCATTGTCATAAAAAAGCATCATTAAACTTTCCAAATGCATGGTTGTCTCACTATATACCAACATTTTATAAAACCCCTGTTTTATTTGTAATCATATGGTTTTATAAATTTTTTATAATAATTTTAATAGTTAGTATAATTTTACAGATATTTTTATCTATATGGAGATATGCTGTTAGTAGATGA
- a CDS encoding histidine kinase → MQRRILIATLLFTLFISLSFGIVSYYLIINDINHLKVNQQNVSESITRCIDYNLENNIKKLFDISLTRIINFNNYNPNVVQKLLENAYRYSMFTESIFIVNRDCEIFESYPQNYANFSKLYYKPYVKRAVETDRFVISPLINKTNKNVVYTVVPLKNTKNESIGAIVGVISINRFELNIFIKNLNILKDNYIGLVDIKGNVLVSNKNYKRVKFNKNLDKIIETKKNRLSKVILLDQYGREKNIELAINPLGNAPWAVLFGSLSPTMFAPVVKVAWILLSIFLLYILTGIVFSVGLGRNITAPINDLILETKEISKGNYNKPLVVTGSDEVLELGKSFENMRIKLSKTLSYLENYNIELEKEVSKRTKEIEESKKIIEMLLKRVINSQENERNRIARELHDEILQDLSAILMHLDIYINKIDKDKNLDVYNNLQELRSLILRTFDNVKYIMQNLRPPLIDELGLKSSIEWLLQNTLKKSDIDYELKLKDIENLRLSHEYEINIFRIIQETITNIIKHAKAKNVSISMIKSSDGFLEVSIKDDGIGFDLEKMFSDLRKDTGSLRGIGILGMMERAGIIDGMLDINSKEGEGTEITLRIKLEG, encoded by the coding sequence ATGCAAAGAAGAATATTAATTGCAACATTGTTATTTACATTGTTTATATCACTTTCCTTTGGCATTGTTTCATATTATCTTATAATAAATGATATAAATCATCTTAAAGTAAATCAGCAAAATGTTTCAGAATCAATTACGCGCTGTATAGATTATAATCTGGAAAATAATATAAAAAAACTTTTTGATATATCACTTACAAGAATAATTAATTTTAATAATTATAATCCCAATGTTGTGCAAAAACTCTTAGAAAATGCTTATAGATATTCAATGTTTACTGAGAGCATATTTATTGTGAATAGAGATTGCGAAATCTTTGAATCCTACCCACAAAATTATGCGAATTTTTCAAAATTATATTATAAACCCTATGTAAAAAGAGCAGTTGAAACAGACAGGTTTGTTATATCTCCTTTGATTAATAAAACAAACAAAAATGTAGTTTATACAGTAGTTCCATTAAAGAATACTAAAAATGAAAGTATTGGTGCAATTGTTGGAGTTATTAGTATTAATAGGTTTGAATTAAATATATTTATAAAAAATCTGAATATTTTAAAAGACAATTATATTGGACTTGTTGATATAAAAGGAAATGTTTTAGTGTCAAATAAAAACTATAAACGTGTAAAATTTAATAAAAATTTAGATAAAATTATAGAAACTAAGAAAAATCGCCTATCTAAGGTTATACTATTAGATCAATATGGCAGAGAAAAAAATATTGAATTGGCAATAAATCCTTTAGGTAATGCCCCTTGGGCAGTGCTTTTTGGATCTCTTTCACCCACTATGTTTGCCCCTGTTGTGAAAGTAGCCTGGATATTATTGTCTATATTTTTACTCTATATACTTACTGGAATTGTATTTTCTGTTGGTTTAGGCAGAAATATCACTGCACCTATAAATGATTTGATTTTAGAGACAAAAGAAATATCCAAAGGAAACTATAATAAGCCCCTAGTGGTAACAGGGAGTGATGAGGTTTTAGAGTTAGGTAAGAGTTTTGAGAATATGAGGATAAAATTGTCAAAAACATTAAGTTATTTAGAAAATTATAATATTGAACTTGAGAAAGAGGTTAGTAAAAGAACAAAAGAAATTGAAGAAAGTAAAAAAATTATAGAGATGTTACTCAAAAGAGTGATAAATTCTCAAGAAAATGAGAGAAACAGAATAGCTAGAGAACTACATGATGAGATTTTACAAGATCTGTCTGCAATATTAATGCACTTAGATATTTACATAAATAAAATTGATAAAGATAAAAATTTAGATGTATATAATAACTTACAAGAATTAAGATCATTAATACTAAGAACATTTGATAATGTAAAATATATAATGCAAAATCTTAGGCCACCCCTAATTGATGAACTAGGTTTAAAATCTTCAATAGAATGGCTTTTACAAAATACATTAAAAAAGAGCGACATTGATTATGAGCTTAAATTAAAAGATATTGAGAATTTAAGATTATCCCATGAATATGAGATTAATATATTTAGGATAATTCAGGAGACAATTACAAATATAATCAAACACGCAAAAGCTAAAAATGTATCAATATCAATGATAAAGAGCAGTGATGGTTTTTTAGAGGTATCAATAAAAGATGATGGTATTGGCTTTGATTTAGAAAAAATGTTTAGCGATTTAAGGAAAGACACTGGAAGCTTAAGAGGCATTGGAATATTGGGTATGATGGAAAGAGCAGGTATAATAGATGGGATGCTAGATATAAATTCAAAGGAAGGAGAAGGGACAGAAATAACCCTTCGAATTAAGTTAGAGGGATAA
- a CDS encoding cytochrome C: MKQKDKIRRFSIYRISEHLICMILTTLLLITGFVQKFYTLDISMWLIKYFGGIDNVVLIHMYFGVSLICLFIIHILYNFVGILYFNMEVSMMITKEDFDNFIKDLKYFIRVTNKRAENDRYTYRQKFEYWGIFISILLLIFSGIILCFPITLTNYLPGIIIPIAKTVHYNQAIILFIIIVSHIYNAIFNPDAIPLDTSIFTGYLSKKRYIKEHFKEYKRKFED; this comes from the coding sequence GTGAAACAGAAAGACAAGATTAGAAGATTTTCAATTTATAGGATATCTGAACATTTAATATGTATGATTCTAACAACCCTTTTATTAATAACAGGTTTTGTACAGAAATTTTATACATTAGATATTTCAATGTGGCTTATAAAATATTTTGGTGGTATTGACAATGTTGTCTTAATACACATGTATTTTGGAGTATCTCTAATATGCCTCTTTATTATACATATATTATATAATTTTGTTGGAATATTATACTTTAATATGGAAGTATCAATGATGATAACCAAAGAAGATTTTGATAACTTTATTAAAGATTTAAAATACTTTATTAGGGTAACTAATAAAAGAGCTGAGAACGACCGCTATACCTATAGACAAAAATTTGAATATTGGGGGATATTTATAAGTATACTTTTATTAATTTTTTCTGGTATTATACTATGTTTTCCTATCACTCTTACAAATTATTTGCCTGGAATAATTATTCCAATTGCAAAAACGGTTCATTATAACCAAGCAATTATACTGTTTATTATTATTGTATCACATATTTATAATGCCATATTTAATCCTGATGCCATACCTTTGGATACTTCAATTTTTACAGGATATCTCTCAAAAAAGAGGTATATTAAGGAGCATTTTAAAGAATATAAAAGAAAATTTGAAGATTAA